One Gordonia sp. SID5947 genomic region harbors:
- a CDS encoding alpha-ketoglutarate-dependent dioxygenase AlkB encodes MAAGIQGSLFDQQCDETTVGDLDDTSTRRVLSDGAWVDLRPGWISGSDLLFDTLRATAAWRTERRRMYDRVVDVPRLVATYLDGDSFPDPLLRDARDRLSRHYRDELPEGFATAGLCLYRDGSDSVAWHGDRIGRGSSEDTMVAILSLGAPRPLMLRPRGGGASLRFMVGPGDLLVMGGSCQRTWEHAIPKSPGVGPRISVQFRPPGVW; translated from the coding sequence ATGGCCGCGGGCATACAGGGGTCGCTTTTCGATCAGCAGTGCGACGAGACGACAGTGGGAGATCTGGACGACACCTCCACGCGGCGCGTGCTCTCCGACGGCGCGTGGGTCGATCTCCGTCCTGGGTGGATCTCCGGTTCCGATCTCCTGTTCGACACCCTCCGCGCAACCGCGGCGTGGCGCACCGAGCGGCGCCGGATGTACGACCGCGTCGTCGACGTCCCGCGCCTGGTCGCGACCTACCTCGACGGCGATTCGTTCCCCGACCCGTTGCTCCGCGATGCGCGCGACCGGCTCTCGCGGCATTACCGCGACGAACTTCCCGAAGGGTTCGCCACCGCCGGCCTCTGTCTGTACCGCGATGGCTCCGACAGCGTCGCCTGGCACGGTGACCGGATCGGGCGAGGATCGTCCGAGGACACGATGGTGGCGATCCTCTCGCTCGGCGCCCCTCGACCATTGATGTTGCGTCCCCGCGGCGGCGGTGCCTCACTGCGGTTCATGGTCGGCCCGGGAGATCTGCTGGTGATGGGCGGCAGCTGTCAACGGACGTGGGAGCACGCAATACCGAAGTCGCCCGGCGTCGGCCCCCGGATCAGCGTGCAGTTCCGTCCGCCGGGCGTCTGGTAG
- a CDS encoding oxidoreductase: MSGWSTSDIPDQSGRTVVVTGANSGLGAQTAKALAAAGAQVILACRNAQKAEAVAREIGPAATVAQLDLADLESVRAFADGLSGADVLINNAGVMAIPFGRTAQGFEMQMGTNHLGHFALTALVLPKISDRVVTLSSSMHQIGRIDLGDLNWDKRRYRRWRAYGDSKMANLMFGKELAERLAATGSATSSLIAHPGYAATELQGKSGTVEDVFMNVANKVFAQSAAAGALPSLYAATSPDVTNGTFYGPTQMFGARGAPGISGYHKRADDQAVRDGLWTASEKLTGIGFQV; this comes from the coding sequence ATGAGTGGTTGGTCGACATCGGACATCCCGGATCAGTCAGGGCGCACGGTCGTGGTCACCGGTGCCAACAGTGGCCTGGGAGCCCAGACGGCGAAGGCGCTCGCCGCCGCAGGTGCCCAGGTGATCCTGGCCTGTCGTAACGCGCAGAAGGCCGAGGCGGTCGCGCGGGAGATCGGGCCCGCGGCGACGGTCGCGCAACTCGACCTCGCCGACCTCGAGTCGGTGCGCGCCTTCGCCGACGGACTCAGCGGGGCCGACGTGCTGATCAACAACGCGGGTGTGATGGCGATCCCGTTCGGCCGCACGGCGCAGGGCTTCGAGATGCAGATGGGCACAAACCATCTCGGCCATTTCGCGTTGACGGCGCTGGTGCTGCCGAAGATCTCCGATCGAGTCGTCACGCTGTCGTCGTCGATGCATCAGATCGGGCGTATCGACCTCGGTGACCTCAACTGGGACAAGCGACGTTATCGGCGTTGGCGCGCGTACGGCGACTCCAAGATGGCCAATCTCATGTTCGGCAAGGAGTTGGCCGAAAGACTGGCCGCGACGGGTTCCGCGACGTCGTCGCTGATCGCTCATCCCGGTTACGCCGCAACCGAACTCCAGGGCAAATCGGGGACCGTCGAGGACGTGTTCATGAACGTGGCGAACAAGGTGTTCGCGCAGTCGGCCGCGGCGGGCGCGCTGCCGTCGCTGTACGCGGCGACCTCACCCGACGTCACGAACGGCACCTTCTACGGGCCGACGCAGATGTTCGGCGCGCGTGGCGCACCGGGGATCTCCGGCTATCACAAGCGTGCCGACGACCAGGCCGTCCGCGATGGCCTGTGGACCGCGTCGGAGAAGCTGACCGGAATCGGCTTCCAGGTCTGA
- a CDS encoding YceI family protein: MTTAVTAPIATGTWTIDASHSAVAFSVKHLMVSKVRGNFETFSGTITIAEDGTPSVQAEIDVTSITTGNEQRDGHIKSADFFDAEKFPKATFVSTGVAPKGDDYVLTGDFTLKGVTKSVELELEFNGVSPGMGYGPVAGFEAKTVLNRKDFGIDIEMPLEGGGVVVGDKVTITLEIEAGQPA, from the coding sequence ATGACCACAGCCGTCACCGCCCCGATCGCCACCGGAACCTGGACGATCGACGCGTCGCACTCCGCCGTCGCCTTCTCCGTCAAGCACCTCATGGTCAGCAAGGTTCGCGGAAACTTCGAGACCTTCTCCGGCACCATCACCATCGCCGAGGACGGGACCCCGTCCGTGCAGGCCGAGATCGACGTCACCTCCATCACCACCGGCAACGAGCAGCGTGATGGGCACATCAAGTCTGCCGACTTCTTCGACGCGGAGAAGTTCCCGAAGGCCACCTTCGTCTCCACCGGTGTCGCGCCCAAGGGCGACGACTACGTCCTCACCGGCGACTTCACCCTCAAGGGCGTGACGAAGTCTGTCGAGCTCGAGCTCGAGTTCAACGGTGTGAGCCCGGGCATGGGCTACGGCCCGGTCGCCGGCTTCGAGGCGAAGACCGTGCTGAACCGCAAGGACTTCGGTATCGACATCGAGATGCCGCTCGAGGGCGGCGGCGTCGTCGTCGGCGACAAGGTCACCATCACCCTCGAGATCGAGGCGGGCCAGCCGGCCTGA
- a CDS encoding CoA pyrophosphatase, whose product MNTLDRAAVAARMSGFRRQSAEVPDARAAAVAITIAERDGHHGIWLTKRPATMRRHAAQYALPGGRLDPGEDPPTAALRELHEEIGVELPADSVLGLLDDYPTRSGFVITPVVCWSDDSHTPDPNPDEVAELFFVTFEELMVEPRFLTIPESDRPVIQLPIVGALVHAPTAAVIYQFAEVVLRGRATRVDGFEQPVFAWR is encoded by the coding sequence GTGAACACCCTTGACCGCGCCGCTGTGGCCGCGCGGATGTCCGGTTTCCGGCGGCAGTCGGCCGAGGTTCCCGATGCCCGGGCCGCCGCGGTGGCCATCACCATTGCCGAGCGCGACGGTCACCATGGGATCTGGCTGACCAAACGGCCTGCGACGATGCGGCGTCACGCTGCTCAGTACGCGTTGCCCGGCGGACGCCTCGATCCGGGCGAGGACCCGCCCACCGCCGCGTTGCGTGAGCTCCACGAGGAGATCGGCGTCGAACTGCCGGCCGACAGCGTGCTGGGCTTGCTCGATGACTATCCGACCCGGTCCGGCTTTGTCATCACGCCGGTCGTCTGCTGGTCAGACGATTCGCACACCCCAGACCCCAACCCGGACGAGGTCGCCGAGCTGTTCTTCGTCACCTTCGAGGAGTTGATGGTGGAGCCGAGGTTCCTGACCATCCCCGAATCTGACCGCCCGGTGATCCAGCTCCCGATCGTCGGTGCCCTCGTCCACGCCCCGACGGCAGCAGTCATCTACCAGTTCGCCGAGGTCGTCCTCCGCGGGCGGGCCACTCGGGTCGACGGCTTCGAACAGCCGGTTTTCGCGTGGCGATGA
- a CDS encoding helix-turn-helix domain-containing protein has product MASHGKAQRTRERLVRAALDLCAAEGFENVSVGRIAEAAGVTEMTFYRNFPTKESVLLDDPFDPVIADAVVGQPAHLPALAAVAAGVRSAWGAVETADLDVVRDRLGVVAQSPRLRGAMTQSTAATAASIGGALRARGAAAPDAEIAAAAAVAALTAALMAWAQDDSTALDTAIERALRILEGER; this is encoded by the coding sequence ATGGCCAGTCATGGCAAAGCCCAGCGCACTCGCGAGCGACTGGTGCGCGCGGCCCTCGATCTCTGCGCCGCCGAAGGGTTCGAGAACGTCAGCGTGGGTCGGATCGCGGAAGCCGCCGGGGTCACCGAGATGACCTTCTATCGCAACTTCCCCACCAAGGAAAGCGTCCTCCTCGACGACCCGTTCGACCCGGTGATCGCGGATGCGGTGGTCGGCCAACCCGCGCATCTGCCGGCATTGGCCGCCGTCGCGGCTGGTGTGCGGTCCGCGTGGGGCGCCGTCGAGACGGCCGACCTCGACGTCGTGCGAGACCGCCTGGGGGTGGTCGCACAGTCACCGCGGTTGCGCGGCGCGATGACCCAGAGCACCGCGGCCACCGCAGCCTCGATCGGAGGGGCCCTGCGCGCTCGCGGCGCCGCGGCCCCCGATGCCGAGATCGCTGCGGCCGCTGCCGTCGCCGCACTGACCGCGGCCCTGATGGCCTGGGCCCAGGACGACTCGACCGCACTCGACACCGCGATCGAGCGCGCGCTCCGGATCCTGGAGGGTGAGCGATGA
- a CDS encoding ABC transporter ATP-binding protein, which translates to MTTPRVALRGVTRQFADGTGVRRISLNLSAGEIVALVGLNGAGKTTLMRVLLGMLSPDAGTVELGGVPIGHVPSAAWRTVGHLVEYPLAYGELTARQNLVLSARLHRAPVDVVDRVMAEFALGPYADKRTRKLSLGNRQRLGLASALQHDPTVIVLDEPTNSLDPSGVITLRDALRCRAANGSAVLVSSHHLDEVARIADRIEVLNDGRLIGGLDPGADELERVFFEQVRADDERRHR; encoded by the coding sequence ATGACCACACCACGGGTCGCGCTACGCGGCGTGACCCGGCAGTTCGCCGACGGCACCGGTGTCCGCCGGATCTCCCTGAATCTCTCGGCGGGCGAGATCGTCGCCCTCGTCGGTCTGAACGGAGCAGGTAAGACCACGCTCATGCGGGTGCTGCTGGGCATGCTGAGCCCGGACGCGGGCACGGTGGAGCTCGGCGGCGTCCCGATCGGCCACGTGCCGTCGGCGGCGTGGCGAACGGTTGGGCATCTGGTGGAGTACCCCCTGGCCTATGGCGAACTGACCGCGCGGCAGAACCTGGTGTTGTCCGCGCGGCTGCACCGGGCGCCGGTGGACGTCGTGGACCGGGTGATGGCCGAGTTCGCCCTGGGCCCGTACGCCGACAAACGAACCCGGAAGCTGTCGCTGGGTAACCGTCAGCGTCTCGGGCTGGCATCGGCCCTGCAACACGATCCGACCGTGATCGTCCTCGACGAACCCACCAACTCCCTCGATCCGTCCGGTGTCATCACGCTGCGGGATGCCCTGCGCTGCCGGGCCGCGAACGGGTCGGCGGTTCTCGTCAGCAGCCACCACCTCGACGAGGTGGCCCGGATCGCCGATCGGATCGAGGTACTCAACGACGGCCGACTGATCGGCGGACTCGACCCCGGGGCCGACGAATTGGAACGGGTGTTCTTCGAGCAAGTGCGGGCCGACGACGAGCGGAGACACCGATGA
- a CDS encoding ABC transporter permease, with protein MREAIYAERVKFAYSPVGRAATALLGCGIAMLSCAMPLAARSGDPQMLDKLGEAGERSWDGLLSGAAQVTGAGGLLGFGVVLGWMFGREFVDGTITGLFALPVSRSVIASAKLIVYLVWAVVASSLIVATLLLGGLALGLGAPSAETVTGLGRQFALGVLSAIGAIPVAWLATLGRSVLVGVVGSIGLVIAAQVATIGGAGGWFTIAAPALWAISDGREVSVVQLALVVPIALAAVVATMLTWRRLQLTR; from the coding sequence ATGAGGGAGGCGATCTACGCGGAGAGAGTCAAGTTCGCGTACTCCCCGGTGGGCCGTGCCGCGACCGCGCTGTTGGGGTGTGGGATCGCGATGCTGAGCTGCGCCATGCCCCTGGCCGCCCGCAGCGGCGATCCCCAGATGCTCGACAAACTCGGGGAGGCGGGCGAACGGAGCTGGGACGGCCTGCTGTCGGGGGCGGCCCAGGTGACCGGGGCCGGCGGCCTGCTCGGCTTCGGGGTGGTGCTGGGCTGGATGTTCGGCCGCGAGTTCGTCGACGGCACCATCACCGGGCTCTTCGCGCTTCCCGTCTCACGTTCGGTGATCGCGTCCGCGAAACTGATCGTCTATCTCGTCTGGGCTGTGGTGGCCAGCTCGTTGATCGTCGCGACCCTCCTCCTCGGCGGTCTGGCCCTCGGGCTGGGCGCACCGTCCGCCGAGACGGTGACGGGGCTCGGACGTCAGTTCGCTCTCGGCGTCCTGTCGGCGATCGGCGCGATCCCCGTCGCGTGGCTGGCCACCCTCGGACGCTCGGTCCTCGTCGGTGTCGTCGGCTCGATCGGACTGGTGATCGCCGCGCAGGTCGCGACGATCGGGGGCGCGGGTGGATGGTTCACGATCGCGGCACCCGCGCTGTGGGCGATCTCGGACGGTCGCGAGGTGAGCGTCGTGCAGCTCGCGCTCGTGGTGCCGATCGCGCTGGCCGCCGTCGTGGCCACCATGTTGACCTGGAGGCGACTCCAGTTGACGCGCTGA
- a CDS encoding long-chain fatty acid--CoA ligase, translated as MTNLSMNLVATARDHGDSVALRCDALSLTFAEFDSAAARVATLLDRQGIGPGDRVGIMLGNTPAFALAFYGILRRGAIAVPMNPLLKAREIEFYLTNTGATALFATPLFADEARAAAAAADSHLWLVDDAGLTELVADLPEQSSPVECDDADTAVILHTSGTTGKPKGAELTHGGLARNAEVTARTLIGIEFGDVVMGCLPLFHVFGLTCGMNTSVLVGATLTLIPRFDPRTAVQVIERDQVTVFLGVPTMYAAMLGVAQEFEPSATASLRTCASGGASLPVQVLGDFEKAFGCMILEGYGLSETSPVASFNHPDRERKAGSIGTPIEGVRMRVVDSEGNEVTAGEPGEIQIAGHNIMKGYWNLPDATAAAIDSDGWFSSGDIGRVDEDGYFFIVDRKKDLIIRGGYNVYPREIEEVLYEHPAVAEVAVVGIPHESLGEEIGAAVALKRDAATDPAELVEFVKERVAAYKYPRHIWFLPELPKGATGKILRREIDVPAVGGARG; from the coding sequence ATGACCAACCTTTCCATGAATCTCGTTGCCACGGCGCGCGATCACGGCGACTCTGTCGCACTCCGGTGCGACGCACTCTCGTTGACCTTCGCCGAGTTCGACTCCGCCGCAGCACGAGTCGCGACGTTGTTGGACAGGCAGGGAATCGGACCGGGCGACCGGGTCGGCATCATGCTCGGCAACACGCCGGCTTTCGCGCTGGCGTTCTACGGCATCCTTCGCCGCGGCGCGATCGCGGTCCCGATGAATCCGCTTCTCAAGGCCCGTGAGATCGAGTTCTACCTGACCAACACCGGTGCCACGGCGCTGTTCGCAACGCCGCTGTTCGCAGACGAGGCGCGCGCGGCGGCAGCGGCGGCGGACAGCCATCTCTGGCTGGTCGACGACGCGGGTCTGACCGAACTGGTCGCCGATCTGCCTGAGCAGTCGAGCCCGGTCGAGTGCGACGACGCCGACACCGCGGTGATCCTGCACACCTCGGGCACCACCGGCAAGCCGAAGGGTGCCGAACTCACCCACGGCGGCCTCGCACGCAATGCCGAGGTGACCGCGCGAACGCTGATCGGTATCGAATTCGGCGACGTCGTGATGGGCTGTCTGCCGCTGTTCCACGTCTTCGGGCTGACCTGCGGGATGAACACGTCGGTGTTGGTCGGTGCGACGCTGACGCTGATCCCGCGTTTCGACCCACGGACCGCGGTGCAGGTCATCGAGCGGGATCAGGTCACCGTGTTCCTGGGTGTCCCGACGATGTACGCGGCGATGCTGGGTGTGGCGCAGGAGTTCGAACCGTCGGCCACGGCGAGTCTGCGTACCTGCGCATCGGGCGGCGCGTCGCTGCCGGTCCAGGTACTCGGCGACTTCGAGAAGGCCTTTGGCTGCATGATCCTCGAGGGCTACGGATTGTCGGAGACCTCGCCGGTCGCCTCGTTCAACCATCCCGACCGCGAGCGCAAGGCCGGCTCGATCGGCACACCCATCGAGGGCGTCCGGATGCGCGTCGTCGACAGCGAGGGCAACGAGGTCACCGCTGGTGAGCCCGGCGAGATCCAGATCGCCGGCCACAACATCATGAAGGGCTACTGGAACCTGCCGGACGCCACCGCGGCGGCGATCGACTCGGACGGGTGGTTCTCCTCCGGAGACATCGGCCGGGTCGACGAGGACGGCTACTTCTTCATCGTCGACCGCAAGAAGGACCTGATCATCCGCGGCGGCTACAACGTCTACCCGCGCGAGATCGAGGAGGTGCTCTACGAGCATCCCGCGGTTGCCGAGGTCGCGGTCGTCGGGATTCCGCACGAGTCGCTCGGCGAGGAGATCGGCGCCGCGGTCGCGTTGAAGCGGGATGCGGCCACCGACCCGGCCGAACTCGTCGAGTTCGTGAAGGAACGCGTCGCGGCCTACAAGTACCCGCGCCACATCTGGTTCCTGCCCGAACTCCCCAAGGGGGCCACCGGAAAGATCCTGCGCCGTGAGATCGACGTGCCTGCGGTCGGCGGTGCCCGCGGATGA